The Fusobacterium russii ATCC 25533 genome segment TGAAACAGTTAAATTGATGATAGCTTACTTATAAAGTAAACTAAAAATAAAATAGGAGCTGTTGCAAACTACTGAATAAAATAAAAAATAGTTTATTACTGATTGAATTTTTTAATATTAAAAATTGATAGTTGCTACAAATTAGGTAAAGTTACTTTGTTTAAATATACCGAGATTTGTTTAGCTAAGTTGCTTTAGTTTTTAAATTAAAATTTAAAATGTAATTTTACATATTTTTTACTTAAATTTCAGTAGATAAAATTGCAACAGCTTTTTTTGTAACATATGTACTATTTAATAAAATTTGAAAATGTTAAACTCTATTTAAGGAGGATGATATTTATGGTAAAAATAGAAGTTTCACAAAAAATAGATCTGAATGAAATTATCTCTGCAAAAGAAAGTGAAGTTGTCAGTATGAGAGCAATAAATAAAGATAATACTTATCTCTCTCTATTTGCACTATCTTCTGATGAGGAGATAACAGCTGAAGCTATGTGTGGTGAAAGATACTATTACTGTTTCTCAGGCTCCGGAGAGATGGAAATTGAAAATGAGAAAAAAAGGATAAAACAAGGGGAATTTTTAAAAGTAGATAAAGAAAGGAATTACTCTTTGAAGTCATTTGGAAATTTTAAAGTAATAGAAGTAGGAGAAAAAATAGGGAGGGACAGTATGGAAAATAAGATGTTAAAAGGTTTGAACTATGCACAAACTATTAATCTTGAAAAAAGTGTAGACTATCAGGGAAATAAAATAATCAGTAAAAATTTGGTTGCAAAAAAAGATTTAGTAATAACAGTTATGGCTTTTGACAAAGGAGAGTGTTTAGAGCCCCATATGGCACCTGGGGATGCATTGGTAACAGTTTTAGATGGAGAAGGAAAATTTTTTGTAGATGGTAGGGGCTCAGTGGTAAAGAAGGGAGAAAGTATAGTTTTGCCGGCAAATATTCCTCATGCAGTAGAAGCGGTTGAACGATTCAAAATGTTATTAATTTTAGTAAAATAATATTAGTGTTAAATAAAAATAAAAAATTTATCTAAAAAATTTTTTTAAAGTTAAAAAAATAAGTTGACAAAAAGTAACAAGGATGTTATAATAAATACTGTCCACTTGAGAAGGTGGCAAGAGAACATTAGCAAAAGAATAGAGAAAAGACAAAAAAGCAACCATAAAAAAGGTGAAAAAGAAAAGATAGCAAGAAGAGCTATAAAAGAGATTGAACGAAGAGTTTGATCCTGGCTCAGGATGAACGCTGACAGAATGCTTAACACATGCAAGTCAACTTGAACTTCGGTTTGGGTGGCGGACGGGTGAGTAACGCGTAAAGAACTTGCCTCACAGACTGGGACAACATTTGGAAACGAATGCTAAGACCGGATATTATGA includes the following:
- a CDS encoding cupin domain-containing protein, with the translated sequence MVKIEVSQKIDLNEIISAKESEVVSMRAINKDNTYLSLFALSSDEEITAEAMCGERYYYCFSGSGEMEIENEKKRIKQGEFLKVDKERNYSLKSFGNFKVIEVGEKIGRDSMENKMLKGLNYAQTINLEKSVDYQGNKIISKNLVAKKDLVITVMAFDKGECLEPHMAPGDALVTVLDGEGKFFVDGRGSVVKKGESIVLPANIPHAVEAVERFKMLLILVK